In Leptospirillum ferriphilum, the following proteins share a genomic window:
- a CDS encoding sulfurtransferase TusA family protein has protein sequence MDCSGLACPMPVLKTRKSIDQLKVGDVLLMISTDPGSRPDMEAWTKKTGHSLIEFKKEEDKFKFWIKKTHP, from the coding sequence CTGGATTGTTCAGGGTTGGCATGTCCGATGCCCGTGTTAAAGACACGAAAGTCCATCGATCAGCTTAAAGTGGGGGATGTTTTGTTAATGATATCAACGGATCCTGGGTCCCGTCCGGATATGGAAGCCTGGACAAAAAAAACGGGTCACTCCCTGATTGAGTTTAAAAAGGAAGAGGACAAATTCAAATTCTG